TGGTGAGCGTGGCCGCCGTCGTCCCGTCGTAGGTCTTGCCGGCCGGCGTCAGCCCTGAGGCCGACACCGTCAGCGTCGCAGGAGTCACCGTGACGGAGGGGGAGCCGGCGACCAGGGATGTCAAGCCGACGCCGCCGGGTCCGATGTCCGACTGCGCGGCAAAGGTGAAGGGCGAGCCGATCGGTTTCGGCGCCGTCACGCCCGAGTACGTGATCGTGAAGGACTGGCCGGCGAGGCAACTGGCGATGTCGACGAGGATCGTCGGTCCCGTGACCGCGAACGGCGGGCTGCCGCTGAGGGTGCAGGTGCCGGGGGCGACCGTGACGCGGCCGACCGTGCCGGCGGTCGCCGGCGCCGGCCAGCCGGCCGGGACCGTGAGCGTCACCTGCGAGCCCGCCGCGAAGTCGCCGACGTTCGCCGTGAAGGTGAACGTGAAGCTCTGCGCGCCGGCACCGTATGCCACGCTGTCCGGCGCGACGGACATCGTCCCCTCGCCGTCCAGCGCCGGCACGGCCCTCGCCGGCGCCGGCGCGAAGGCGACCCCGACCACCAGCGCCGCAACCAGTTGATACACTTGACGAAAACCGTATCTGCGCATCGCTGTCCCCTCCCTCGCCGCGGCGTTCGTTGGGCGAACCCCCCTTGTCCCGCGGAGAGATGATCGGGCGGCCGGCGGGTCCGGTCAATGGAGGGTTCCCCCCATCGGCCCGCCCCGTGCCGCACTTTCGCCTTGTCCCGAGGGGCGCGATTTCTGTATACTTTTTCGACTTTGTCTGCCATCAGGGGGAACACGAACTGACGATGGGACAGGCGGTTTCGAGCGCGGCGGCGGACGCGCCGATCCTCGAGCTCCAGGACGTCTCGCTGCACTTCGGCGGGATCACCGCGCTCGACGGCGTCGGCTTCACCGTCAACAAGGGCGAGATCTTCGCGGTCATCGGCCCCAACGGCGCCGGCAAGACGAGCGTCTTCAACTGCATCTCCGGGCTCTACCACCCGGCGAAGGGGAAGATCCTCTTCGAGGGGCGCGAGATCACGCGGATGAGCCCGGCGCGGCGCGCGCGGCTCGGGCTGGCGCGCTCGTTCCAGAACATCGAGCTGTTCAAGGGGATGACGGTCGTCGACAACCTCATGCTCGGCCGCCACATCCACATGAAGACCGGCCTGCTCACCGGCGGCCTCTTCTTCGGCCCGGCGCGGCGCGAGGAGATCCGCAACCGCGAGGTCGTCGAGGAGATCATCGACTTCCTCGAGATCCAGGCGATCCGCAAGAAGGTCGTCGGCACGCTCGCCTACGGGCTGCAGAAGCGCGTGGAGCTGGGCCGCGCGCTCGCGCTGGAGCCGCGCGTGCTCCTGCTGGACGAGCCGATGGCCGGCATGAACGCCGAGGAGACCGAGGACATGGCGCGCTTCGTCCTCGACATCAACGAGGAGCGCGAGACAACGATCGTCCTCATCGAGCACGACATGGGCGTCGTCATGGACATCTCGGATCGCATCTGCGCCATCGACTTCGGCGTCAAGCTCGCGGAGGGGCCGCCGGCGCAGATCCAGTCCGACCCGAAGGTCGTCAGCGCCTATCTCGGCGAGACGGACGTCCTGTTCAACATCTAGAAATGGGGACAGATTTATTTTCCTCGATGATCGAGGTCGAGGCTGAAAGCCATGACCGAAAATAGATCTGTCCCCATTTCGCCGGAGCTGACGCTCCCCAAGCTGCTTCTCGAGCAGGCGCGGCGCCACGGCGCGCACCGCGTCGCGCTGCGCGAGAAGGAGTTCGGCATCTGGCAGTCCTTCACCTGGGCCGACTACCTGCGCCACGTGCGCGAGTTCTCGCTCGGGCTGGTCGCGCTCGGCCTGCAGCGGGGCGACAAGGTGGCGATCGTCGGCGACAACCGCCCCGAATGGGTCTTCGCCGAGCTGGCCGCGCTGTGCGCCGGCGCCGTGCCGCTGGGCATCTACCAGGACTCCACCGCGACGGAGGTCGGTTACGTCATCGACCACTCGGACGCCGTGGTCGTCGTCGCCGAGGACCAGGAGCAGGTCGACAAGATCCTCGAGCTGCGCGAGAAGATCCCGAAGGTCCGGCACGTCGTCTACGCCGACCCCAAGGGGATGCGCGCCTACGAGGACCCGATGCTGCTGGCCTTCACGGAGGTCGAGCGCCGCGGGCGCGAGCTGGACGCGCAGCGGCCGGGGCTCTTCGACGAGAACGTCGCGCGCGGCGCCGGCGCCGACACGGCGCTCATCGCCTACACCTCGGGGACCACCGGCTTCCCCAAGGGCTCGCTGCTGACGCACACGAACATGCTCTCGATGGCGGCGAACCTGATCGCGGTCGACCCCAAGCGCCCGGACGACGAGTTCCTCTCGTTCCTGCCGCTGCCCTGGATCGGCGAGCAGATGATGGGCGTCGCCAGCGCGCTGCTCGTCGGCTTCACGGTGAACTTCCCCGAGGAGCCGGACACCGTGCAGGAAAACCTGCGCGAGATCGGCCCGAACGTCATGTTCTCGCCGCCGCGCGTCTGGGAGAACCTCGCCGCCAGCGTGCAGGTCAAGGTCATGGACGCCTCCCCGCTCAAGCGCTTCGCGTTCCACCGCGCGATGCCGATCGGCACCCGCATGGCCGACTGCCGCTTCCAGAAGAAGGCGCCGGGCCTGGGCCTGCGCGCCGCGTACCTGCTCGCCTACTGGACCGTCTTCCGCGCCCTGCGCGACCGCCTCGGCTTCTCGCGGCTGCGCTCGGCCTCCACGGGCGGCGCGGCGCTCGGGCCGGACACCTTCCGCTTCTTCCACGCCCTCGGCGTGAATCTCAAGCAGATCTACGGGCAGACCGAGATCTCCGGCATCTCCTGCATCCACCGCGACGGGGACGTCAACTTCGACTCGGTCGGCAAGCCCATCCCCGAGACCGAGATCCGCATCGCCGAGAACGGCGAGATCCTCTCGCGGAGCCCGAGCGTCTTCTCGGGCTACTACAAGAACGACGCCGCGACCGCCGACGTCCTGCGCGAGGGCTGGCTGCACTCCGGCGACGCCGGCTACTTCACGGAAGACGGGCACCTGATCGTCATCGACCGGCTCAAGGACGTCATGCACCTGACGGACGGCACGCGCTTCTCGCCGCAGTTCATCGAGAACAAGCTCAAGTTCTCGCCGTACGTCAAGGAGGCGGTCGTCATCGGCGACAAGCGCGAGCGCATCACCGCGCTGATCAACATCGACATGCCGATCGTCGGCAAGTGGGCCGAGAAGCAGCGCATCGGCTACACGACCTACACCGACCTGGCCTCCAAGCCTGAGGTCTACGGGCTGATCGAGGGGGAAGTGCGCCGGGTCAACCGCGACCTGGCGAAGATCAACCCGACCGCGGTCATCAGCAAGTTCGTGCTGCTCTACAAGGAGCTGGACGCCGACGACGACGAGCTGACGCGCACGAAGAAGGTGCGGCGCGGCTTCATCGGCGAGCGCTACAAGGACGTCATCGAGGCCATGTACGACGGCCGCGAGTCGGTCGCGATCGACGCGACGATCAAGTTCCAGGACGGCCGCACCGCGCGCATCAAGACCACGGTCGCGGTGCGCGAGGTGCCGAAGGAGGCGCGGGGGTACGGGGTGTGCGTCAATGACTGAGGGGATCTGGTTCTTCCTGCAGCTGCTCGTGCAGGGGCTGGCGGTCGGCAGCGTCTACAGCCTGATCGCGCTGGGCTTCGTGCTCATCTACAAGGCCTCGGGCGTCATCAACTTCGCCCAGGGCGAGCTGCTCATGCTCGGCGCCTACGCCTGCCTCGCCTTCCTCACCCAGGCCCAGCTCCCCTTCTGGGCCGCGCTGGGCCTGACGCTCGTGGCGATGGGCCTCGCGGCGCTCGTGCTCGAGCGGCTCGTGCTGCGCCCGCTCATCGGCGAGCCGGTGATCTCGATCATCATGGCGACCATCGGGCTGGCGGCGGTCTTCAAGGCGGCCACCGCCGCGGCCTGGGGCACGCAGCTGCGCAGCTTCCCGCCGATCTTCCCGGAGCAGCCGGTGAAGCTCGGGCAGGTCGTGATCTCGCAGGTCTACATCTGGACCTTCCTGACTGCCATGGCGCTGATGGTCGCCTTCGCGCTGTTCTTCAAGTTCACCCGCCTGGGCGTGGCGATGCGCGCCACCGCCAACTCGCACCAGGTGGCCCTCTCGATGGGCATCAGCGTCAAGGCGATCTTCGCGCTCTCCTGGTGCATCTCGGCGGTCGTCTCGGCGATCGGCGGGGTGCTCATCGGCAGCATCAACGGCGTGAACATCACCTTCTCGGATTTCGGCCTCAAGGTCTTCCCGGCCGTGATCCTCGGCGGGCTCGACAGCATCCCCGGGGCGGTCATCGGCGGGCTGGTGATCGGCATCCTCGAGAACCTCTCGGGCGGCTACCTCTCGCAGGTCTTCGGCGGCGGCGTCAAGGAAGTCGCCCCCTTCGTCTTCCTGGTGCTGATCCTCATGGTCAAGCCCTACGGTCTCTTCGGCACCGAAGAGATCGAGCGGGTGTAGGGGCGCGGCGATGGCGAACAAGTGCGGGCTCTTCCACCAGTCGTACCAGTCCGACATGGGCATCTTCCAGACGTGGTTCGCCCGCGTCTGGATGGCGCTGCTCTTCGCGTGGCTGCTCGTGTTCCCGTTCATCGCCAAGCCGATGGGCAAGGCGCTCGGGACGAACCTGCTCTACCTGGCGAACCTCATCGGCATCTACATCATCGGCGCGCAGGGGCTGAATATCCTCACCGGCTACACCGGGCAGATCTCGCTCGGCCACGGCGCGTTCATGGGCGTCGGCGCCTATGCCTCGGCGATCCTCACGATGAAGCTCGGCCTCTCCTTCTGGGTCGCGCTGCCGCTCTCCGGGCTGATCGCGGCCGCGGTCGGGATGTTCTTCGGCATCCCGTCGCTGCGCCTCAAGGGGCTCTACCTGGCGATCGCGACGATGGCCGCGCAGTTCATCAT
This genomic stretch from bacterium harbors:
- a CDS encoding ABC transporter ATP-binding protein, with translation MGQAVSSAAADAPILELQDVSLHFGGITALDGVGFTVNKGEIFAVIGPNGAGKTSVFNCISGLYHPAKGKILFEGREITRMSPARRARLGLARSFQNIELFKGMTVVDNLMLGRHIHMKTGLLTGGLFFGPARREEIRNREVVEEIIDFLEIQAIRKKVVGTLAYGLQKRVELGRALALEPRVLLLDEPMAGMNAEETEDMARFVLDINEERETTIVLIEHDMGVVMDISDRICAIDFGVKLAEGPPAQIQSDPKVVSAYLGETDVLFNI
- a CDS encoding long-chain fatty acid--CoA ligase; translation: MTENRSVPISPELTLPKLLLEQARRHGAHRVALREKEFGIWQSFTWADYLRHVREFSLGLVALGLQRGDKVAIVGDNRPEWVFAELAALCAGAVPLGIYQDSTATEVGYVIDHSDAVVVVAEDQEQVDKILELREKIPKVRHVVYADPKGMRAYEDPMLLAFTEVERRGRELDAQRPGLFDENVARGAGADTALIAYTSGTTGFPKGSLLTHTNMLSMAANLIAVDPKRPDDEFLSFLPLPWIGEQMMGVASALLVGFTVNFPEEPDTVQENLREIGPNVMFSPPRVWENLAASVQVKVMDASPLKRFAFHRAMPIGTRMADCRFQKKAPGLGLRAAYLLAYWTVFRALRDRLGFSRLRSASTGGAALGPDTFRFFHALGVNLKQIYGQTEISGISCIHRDGDVNFDSVGKPIPETEIRIAENGEILSRSPSVFSGYYKNDAATADVLREGWLHSGDAGYFTEDGHLIVIDRLKDVMHLTDGTRFSPQFIENKLKFSPYVKEAVVIGDKRERITALINIDMPIVGKWAEKQRIGYTTYTDLASKPEVYGLIEGEVRRVNRDLAKINPTAVISKFVLLYKELDADDDELTRTKKVRRGFIGERYKDVIEAMYDGRESVAIDATIKFQDGRTARIKTTVAVREVPKEARGYGVCVND
- a CDS encoding branched-chain amino acid ABC transporter permease, whose protein sequence is MWFFLQLLVQGLAVGSVYSLIALGFVLIYKASGVINFAQGELLMLGAYACLAFLTQAQLPFWAALGLTLVAMGLAALVLERLVLRPLIGEPVISIIMATIGLAAVFKAATAAAWGTQLRSFPPIFPEQPVKLGQVVISQVYIWTFLTAMALMVAFALFFKFTRLGVAMRATANSHQVALSMGISVKAIFALSWCISAVVSAIGGVLIGSINGVNITFSDFGLKVFPAVILGGLDSIPGAVIGGLVIGILENLSGGYLSQVFGGGVKEVAPFVFLVLILMVKPYGLFGTEEIERV